A region of Mesoplodon densirostris isolate mMesDen1 chromosome 11, mMesDen1 primary haplotype, whole genome shotgun sequence DNA encodes the following proteins:
- the PVALB gene encoding parvalbumin alpha, which translates to MSMTDFLNAEDITKAVGAFTAVDSFDHKKFFQMVGLKKKSPDEVKKIFHILDKDESGFIEEEELGSILKGFSPDARDLSAEEIKTLLAAGDKDGDGKIGVDEFSALVAES; encoded by the exons ATGTCGATGACAGACTTTCTCAACGCTGAGGACATCACGAAGGCAGTGGGAGCCTTTACCG CTGTCGACTCCTTCGACCACAAAAAGTTCTTCCAAATGGTCGGACTGAAGAAAAAGAGCCCGGATGAAGTGAAGAAGATATTCCACATCCTGGATAAAGACGAGAGTGGCTTCATcgaggaggaggagctggg aTCCATTCTGAAAGGCTTCTCCCCAGATGCCAGAGACCTATCTGCTGAAGAAATCAAGACACTGCTGGCTGCTGGAGACAAGGATGGGGATGGCAAGATTGGGGTCGATG